A window of Microcystis aeruginosa FD4 contains these coding sequences:
- a CDS encoding type II toxin-antitoxin system VapC family toxin gives MNKSYFLDTSYIIALEIANEDTHEQVLQNWLTLALSKPFLVTTTYVFDETVTFFNSRNLHGKAVEIGKRLRESPDIELIEIDRDLFDRGWQYFQKYQDKSYSLTDCLSFIVMENRRIFTALSLDNHFLQAGFQKLP, from the coding sequence ATGAACAAGAGCTATTTCCTCGATACCAGCTATATCATTGCCCTAGAAATAGCAAATGAAGATACTCATGAGCAAGTCCTACAAAACTGGCTTACTCTCGCCCTGTCTAAACCCTTTTTGGTGACTACCACTTATGTCTTTGATGAAACTGTCACCTTTTTTAACAGTCGAAACCTTCACGGTAAAGCGGTTGAAATTGGGAAGCGGCTGCGGGAAAGTCCCGACATCGAATTAATAGAAATTGACCGAGATTTGTTCGACCGAGGTTGGCAATATTTTCAAAAATATCAAGATAAATCTTACTCTCTGACTGATTGTCTCTCATTTATCGTGATGGAAAACCGCCGCATTTTCACGGCTCTCAGCTTAGATAATCATTTCCTGCAAGCCGGGTTTCAGAAATTACCCTAG
- a CDS encoding AbrB/MazE/SpoVT family DNA-binding domain-containing protein: MKLKVTEEGLLIPKELLGESQEVELIQQEGQIIITPAPRQTSIWDLGKNPVECEVKDGAIHHDRYLYGQ; this comes from the coding sequence ATGAAATTAAAAGTCACAGAGGAAGGATTGCTAATTCCTAAAGAATTATTGGGCGAAAGCCAAGAAGTCGAATTAATTCAACAAGAAGGTCAAATTATTATTACCCCCGCCCCCCGCCAGACCTCAATCTGGGATTTAGGCAAGAATCCGGTCGAATGTGAGGTCAAAGACGGGGCAATTCACCACGACCGCTACCTCTACGGACAATGA
- a CDS encoding SagB/ThcOx family dehydrogenase, with the protein MPDQPISIAEYYHERTKYDPQTIASKSKGLDWSQQPYPFKEYKIGQTFDLKPYLSRQTVPQKGDFWRRISRILGCSYGLTAKIATMGSPLYLRSAPSAGGLYPAEVYLISRGTEFLPAGLYSYQGQSHSLLLFWESDVWTNLQSACFWNPVLENTDIAVVTSAIFYRSAWRYEDRAYRRIFLDTGHLLGNIELSASINDYRAHLIGGFNDSQMNELLYLDSEKESVMTVIPLADLLNIRQNLPPSTTALPSATTTLYAKIPEGELLNSLHRATIIATDEKIEANITPSNWEDKYNFPFCLKVSVTSRPVNWGEDLIDLESTMLKRRSTRAYSGASLSLDELRALLHFTYQPQDYADQNLDPNPDYFDLDLLETFIAVSAVTGLEEGCYYYAPKAQELRQIRFKNFRQELHYLCLGQDLGRDAAAVVFHTADLSKAVAKYGDRVYRYLHADAGHLGQRLNLAAIHLGLGVSGIGGFFDDQVNEVLGIPWDEAVIYITTLGRPKVF; encoded by the coding sequence ATGCCAGATCAGCCAATCTCGATCGCCGAATACTACCACGAGCGGACCAAATACGACCCCCAGACGATCGCCTCAAAAAGTAAAGGTCTTGATTGGAGTCAACAACCCTATCCCTTCAAAGAATACAAAATCGGTCAGACTTTCGATCTCAAACCCTACCTCTCCCGTCAAACAGTTCCCCAAAAAGGAGACTTTTGGCGACGTATATCGCGAATTTTGGGCTGTAGCTATGGTTTAACTGCCAAAATCGCCACTATGGGTAGTCCCTTGTACCTACGTTCCGCACCCTCTGCTGGTGGATTATACCCCGCCGAGGTCTATCTGATCTCTCGTGGCACGGAATTCTTACCCGCCGGTCTCTACAGTTACCAAGGTCAAAGTCACTCGCTGCTTTTATTCTGGGAAAGTGATGTCTGGACTAACCTGCAATCTGCTTGTTTCTGGAATCCTGTTTTAGAAAATACCGATATCGCTGTAGTTACCAGTGCCATTTTTTATCGGTCCGCTTGGCGCTACGAAGATCGAGCTTATCGGCGTATTTTCCTCGATACAGGGCATTTATTGGGCAATATTGAGCTATCAGCCTCGATTAATGACTATCGCGCCCATTTAATCGGTGGTTTTAACGATAGCCAGATGAATGAATTGCTTTATCTTGATTCCGAGAAAGAAAGTGTCATGACGGTGATTCCTTTGGCAGATCTGCTCAATATCCGGCAAAATCTCCCCCCTAGTACCACGGCACTCCCTTCGGCAACCACGACTCTTTATGCCAAAATTCCCGAGGGAGAATTATTAAACTCTCTACACCGAGCCACTATCATAGCTACAGATGAGAAGATAGAAGCAAATATTACCCCCTCTAATTGGGAAGATAAATATAATTTTCCTTTTTGTCTAAAAGTTTCGGTGACATCCCGTCCCGTCAATTGGGGGGAAGATTTAATCGATCTGGAAAGTACGATGCTTAAACGCAGATCTACCCGCGCTTATAGTGGTGCTAGTCTCAGTTTAGACGAATTGCGAGCGCTGCTGCATTTCACCTATCAACCCCAAGATTATGCCGACCAAAATCTCGATCCCAATCCCGATTATTTTGATCTAGATTTATTGGAAACTTTTATCGCTGTTTCGGCAGTAACCGGATTAGAGGAAGGCTGTTATTATTATGCTCCTAAAGCTCAAGAATTGCGGCAGATTCGCTTTAAAAATTTCCGGCAAGAGTTACATTATCTCTGTTTAGGTCAGGATTTGGGACGGGATGCGGCTGCTGTGGTTTTTCATACGGCGGATCTGTCAAAAGCAGTGGCTAAATATGGCGATCGAGTTTATCGTTATCTTCATGCAGATGCGGGTCATTTGGGACAGAGATTAAATTTAGCCGCTATTCATCTGGGGTTAGGGGTTAGTGGTATCGGTGGTTTTTTTGATGATCAAGTTAATGAGGTGTTAGGAATTCCCTGGGATGAAGCAGTTATCTATATCACTACTTTAGGCCGACCGAAGGTTTTTTAA
- a CDS encoding TauD/TfdA dioxygenase family protein → MIIPISDPNISLLTWKKLPDPSQLFFNLPESLVSDLLKRSNHKWLEKPNEIGQETVNKNLDFFLPFREKLLQEPGIIIFRLEPELTETEMRLIYAFISRVFGLLNHRYGYFFDVIDRGMDYTKEAIPVSMTNAETGYHTDSTAKNYFPDIVGLLCLAAADEGGDSLVVNAANLYQYFWQHHTQLVPYLYEPLARDVITPGEINSQEAIQKNNFPLFSADSRGLVFRYMRYWIEVAYSKLEIAQPEAITKTLDIIDNFFSQPENTVRFKMKKDDVFYVNNRFLCHNRTAFKNSGKPRQMVRSWINL, encoded by the coding sequence ATGATTATACCAATTTCTGATCCTAATATTTCATTACTGACTTGGAAAAAATTGCCTGATCCTTCTCAACTATTTTTTAATTTACCAGAATCATTAGTCTCAGATTTACTAAAAAGAAGCAATCACAAATGGCTTGAAAAACCCAACGAAATAGGACAGGAAACAGTCAATAAAAATCTTGATTTTTTCCTACCATTTCGTGAGAAATTGCTCCAGGAACCAGGAATAATTATTTTCCGATTAGAACCGGAATTAACAGAAACGGAAATGCGATTAATTTATGCTTTTATTTCTCGTGTTTTTGGACTGCTAAACCACCGCTATGGCTATTTTTTTGATGTAATCGATCGAGGAATGGATTACACTAAAGAAGCTATACCCGTTTCGATGACGAATGCAGAAACTGGCTATCATACCGATAGTACAGCCAAAAACTACTTCCCTGATATTGTTGGCTTACTGTGTCTTGCTGCCGCGGATGAGGGAGGAGATTCCCTGGTAGTAAACGCCGCCAATTTGTATCAATATTTCTGGCAACACCACACACAGTTAGTTCCCTATCTTTACGAACCTTTGGCGCGGGATGTGATTACACCGGGAGAGATTAATTCTCAAGAAGCTATTCAAAAGAATAATTTCCCCTTATTCTCAGCCGATTCTCGGGGTCTGGTTTTTCGTTATATGCGGTACTGGATTGAAGTCGCTTACTCCAAACTAGAAATAGCGCAACCGGAAGCTATCACAAAAACACTTGACATAATCGACAACTTTTTTTCACAACCGGAAAATACAGTCCGCTTCAAAATGAAAAAAGATGATGTATTTTACGTTAATAATCGCTTTTTATGCCACAATAGAACCGCTTTTAAAAATTCAGGAAAACCTCGACAGATGGTGCGTAGTTGGATTAACCTTTAA
- a CDS encoding class I SAM-dependent methyltransferase has protein sequence MKATQETKKLYDESAGDWQRVEPILLSDYSARPFVIDLCEPIVNKNILDLGCGEGYVGRELINRGAQYVHGIDISSQMIEQALIQKNEYQITNVSYETGDIRDFAVTESEQYDLVLAMFLFNYLNVSETISTMQKAYQLLKFGGYFLFAVPHPSLPFLKKDKFPFYFQPKAGYFSGRNQLFPGEIWRRDRKAVAVQCVHKTMEDYFTSLRLAAFTKMPEVYELKINQEHLELDPEFFTPLIDLPLHVAVKIQK, from the coding sequence ATGAAAGCAACACAAGAAACCAAAAAACTTTACGACGAAAGTGCAGGAGACTGGCAACGAGTAGAACCGATTTTGCTTTCTGATTACTCCGCGCGTCCGTTTGTCATTGATTTATGTGAACCGATTGTCAACAAGAATATATTAGATCTAGGCTGTGGGGAAGGTTATGTAGGAAGAGAGTTAATTAACCGAGGCGCTCAATATGTTCATGGGATTGATATTTCATCGCAAATGATCGAGCAGGCCTTGATTCAAAAAAACGAGTATCAGATTACTAATGTTTCTTATGAAACTGGTGATATTCGTGATTTTGCGGTCACTGAGTCCGAACAATACGATTTAGTTCTGGCTATGTTTTTGTTCAACTACTTAAATGTGTCAGAAACTATTAGCACCATGCAGAAAGCCTATCAACTTTTGAAATTCGGTGGATATTTTCTGTTCGCCGTCCCCCATCCCTCTTTACCTTTTCTGAAAAAAGATAAGTTTCCCTTTTATTTTCAACCCAAAGCTGGCTATTTTTCTGGACGCAATCAATTATTCCCCGGTGAGATTTGGCGTAGAGATAGAAAAGCCGTCGCCGTGCAATGTGTTCATAAAACTATGGAAGATTACTTCACATCTCTTCGTTTAGCAGCCTTCACAAAAATGCCAGAAGTTTATGAACTAAAAATTAATCAGGAACATTTAGAACTAGACCCAGAATTTTTTACTCCGCTTATTGACCTTCCCCTTCACGTTGCTGTCAAAATTCAAAAATGA
- a CDS encoding cupin domain-containing protein: MENLIEEALSHRAINHPYLLALEKGEFQHIDEVLTDFASQYGAYSDWFSRYLTAVISKLENPTHRNHLLKNLAEENGHLHDQYLEAIRKLGIKDEWVQEIPHPQLFKRFQEAMGVDSTQTPCVEVEIWRESFLSLLQNGSSIEAIGAIGLGTESVVKFIYKHIIEAIKKHTSLSLEQYVFFPLHTEVEDEHSLTLVEIAKELASESEQAVLELRKGMLKALNLRAAYWDNMYERALELDKSLTSSDQLKIVTLFTKMIKSKKLSNQEQELLLPQINDVRRGLTEDLSTVPVEKLLPGLSSLLLYGMQREKHREEVLNLLNWLTEPSGECKCSQTILRLASQLYHDFQTVRLGALTEKINEQKSLTHVQAAKELISTISASNLEALYNNKVDQLNIDFNVFRLPFALEVLDARLVIVKPGKTNEMHRHAHETVFVFLQGQGKVIVDQYENEVEPGTFAVIPRWCVHQSVNLGEEELIFLAIADFGLTGKSFMGNYLHSARLKQN, from the coding sequence ATGGAAAATTTAATCGAGGAAGCACTAAGCCATCGAGCGATTAATCATCCGTATTTACTTGCTTTAGAAAAAGGAGAATTTCAACATATTGATGAAGTTCTGACAGACTTTGCCAGTCAATACGGAGCTTATAGTGACTGGTTTTCCCGTTATTTAACAGCAGTAATATCAAAGCTAGAAAATCCCACTCATCGAAATCACCTGCTCAAGAACTTAGCTGAAGAAAACGGACATCTACACGATCAATATCTGGAAGCAATCCGTAAATTAGGTATTAAGGATGAGTGGGTACAGGAAATCCCTCACCCACAGTTATTCAAGCGTTTTCAAGAAGCTATGGGAGTAGATAGCACGCAAACGCCTTGTGTTGAAGTAGAAATCTGGCGTGAATCATTCTTGTCGCTGCTCCAGAATGGAAGTTCAATCGAAGCTATTGGAGCCATAGGTTTAGGGACTGAATCTGTTGTTAAATTTATCTACAAACACATTATTGAAGCGATCAAAAAACATACATCATTATCCTTAGAGCAATATGTATTTTTTCCTTTACATACAGAAGTGGAGGATGAACACAGCTTGACTTTAGTTGAGATTGCTAAGGAATTAGCCAGTGAAAGCGAACAGGCTGTTCTGGAATTACGGAAAGGAATGTTAAAAGCCTTAAATCTACGCGCTGCTTACTGGGACAATATGTATGAACGTGCGTTGGAGCTAGATAAATCTTTGACATCATCCGACCAACTCAAGATTGTTACGCTGTTCACTAAAATGATTAAAAGCAAAAAGCTATCTAATCAGGAGCAGGAACTTTTATTGCCTCAAATCAATGACGTGCGTAGGGGATTGACGGAAGACTTATCTACTGTTCCAGTGGAAAAACTACTACCTGGATTGAGTTCACTTTTGCTATACGGGATGCAAAGGGAAAAGCACAGGGAAGAAGTTCTGAACTTGTTAAATTGGCTGACAGAGCCATCTGGTGAATGCAAATGTTCTCAAACAATATTAAGGCTTGCTTCACAACTTTATCATGATTTTCAAACGGTGCGACTGGGAGCATTGACCGAAAAAATTAATGAACAAAAAAGCTTGACTCATGTGCAAGCAGCTAAGGAGCTTATTTCAACAATCAGCGCCAGCAACTTAGAAGCTTTATACAACAATAAGGTTGATCAACTCAATATTGATTTTAACGTATTTCGCTTGCCATTTGCTCTAGAAGTTTTAGATGCACGCCTAGTTATAGTCAAGCCAGGAAAAACGAATGAAATGCACCGACATGCACATGAAACCGTATTTGTATTTCTTCAGGGTCAAGGAAAAGTTATTGTTGATCAATACGAAAACGAAGTCGAACCGGGTACTTTTGCTGTTATTCCCCGTTGGTGTGTGCATCAATCTGTGAACTTAGGAGAAGAAGAGCTAATTTTTCTGGCGATAGCTGATTTCGGATTAACTGGCAAAAGTTTCATGGGTAATTACTTACACAGTGCTAGACTAAAACAAAATTAG
- the dndE gene encoding DNA sulfur modification protein DndE: MESPIERFRLSQTAKDSLIKLKRYTKIDQWNILCRWAFCRSLAEPSLPSPVPIPADSNVELSWKVFGGEMADIFLIALKQRCHQDGLGTDKETLTQQFRLHLHRGIGYLAGDAKLKKIDNLIELERENLRES, from the coding sequence ATGGAATCACCGATCGAACGTTTTCGACTATCTCAAACCGCCAAAGATAGCCTAATAAAATTAAAACGCTACACCAAAATTGACCAATGGAATATCCTCTGTCGTTGGGCTTTTTGTCGTTCCCTTGCTGAACCGAGTCTCCCCTCTCCCGTTCCCATTCCTGCCGATAGCAATGTAGAATTATCTTGGAAAGTATTCGGGGGAGAAATGGCCGATATTTTCTTAATTGCCCTCAAACAACGTTGTCATCAGGACGGATTAGGAACCGATAAAGAAACTCTAACTCAACAATTTCGCTTACATTTACATCGCGGGATCGGTTATCTTGCTGGGGATGCCAAGCTAAAGAAAATCGATAATTTAATCGAATTAGAGAGGGAAAATCTCAGAGAATCTTAA
- the dndD gene encoding DNA sulfur modification protein DndD has protein sequence MIFTELVLQNFGPYAGRQVINLRPEKDNNPCPIILLGGMNGGGKTTLMDAIRLALYGARAKCSTRNNLSYAEFLSQAVNHQASLIDQARIELAFEHLVNEQWRQYRIVRYWTKQPKDGRDTLGILDEDWPDPALANTWDEYIETLLPLGISNLFLFDGEQVKELAEQDVPPDSVKDSMQTLLGLELAERLAVDLDILASRKRRLLAAENELATIEAIEKKLAQYQEDLELAKQEMETQQKNLDVVRNDFDAVSDKFRIDGGKIAAERSQLESRKKEVDKKLEKQREYLGQLAGEFLPLKLIFPLLEAAKIQGEKELKFQSSQVAQSVLESRDKKLLAYLEQLNLTLEQLENIREFLQQENQFLAEDSDSLITPYLDLDEEAIELLNRVLTHQLPAQINLAHQAIEQLRNLEADLDNLERELAVAASPEEYETLSNNLKTAQKKYLNAQAEYEQSHKNYEEIKKKIEKTKKELFAYSEKALESQSNEHIVNAIVKAQQTLKVFKERLTLKKLNRLEGEVAECFRYLLHKSDLVQKIAIDADTFGLSLFGPDGQNVPKHRLSAGEKQLLAIAFLWGLARVSGRDLPIAIDTPLGRLDSSHRHNLVERYFPAASSQVILLSTDTEIGQNELQLLEEQEVIARKYLLEYNSQQRQTTIHPDRYFWEDYD, from the coding sequence ATGATTTTTACTGAATTGGTTTTGCAAAATTTTGGTCCCTACGCCGGTCGTCAAGTGATTAATTTACGTCCCGAAAAAGATAATAATCCCTGTCCAATTATCCTTTTGGGAGGCATGAATGGGGGCGGTAAAACTACTTTAATGGATGCGATTCGTTTGGCTTTGTACGGTGCGCGGGCAAAGTGTTCTACTCGCAATAATTTAAGTTATGCCGAGTTTCTCAGTCAAGCAGTTAATCATCAAGCTTCCCTAATCGATCAAGCTAGAATTGAACTGGCTTTTGAACATCTAGTTAATGAACAATGGCGACAATATCGTATCGTTAGATACTGGACAAAACAGCCCAAAGATGGTAGGGATACCCTCGGTATTTTAGATGAAGATTGGCCCGATCCCGCCCTAGCTAACACTTGGGATGAATATATTGAAACTTTATTACCTTTGGGTATTTCTAACCTCTTTTTATTTGATGGGGAACAGGTAAAAGAATTGGCAGAACAGGATGTACCTCCTGACAGCGTTAAGGATTCGATGCAGACTTTATTAGGGTTAGAATTAGCGGAAAGATTAGCAGTTGATCTTGATATTTTAGCTAGTCGCAAGCGCCGGTTATTAGCAGCAGAAAATGAACTGGCAACTATTGAAGCTATTGAGAAAAAATTAGCTCAGTACCAAGAAGATTTGGAATTGGCTAAACAGGAAATGGAAACTCAACAAAAAAATTTAGATGTGGTTAGAAATGATTTTGATGCAGTCTCGGATAAATTTCGCATTGATGGCGGAAAAATTGCCGCCGAAAGAAGTCAATTAGAGAGCAGAAAAAAGGAGGTAGATAAAAAGTTAGAGAAACAGAGAGAATATTTAGGTCAATTGGCAGGGGAATTTTTACCCTTAAAGTTAATTTTTCCTCTCCTAGAAGCGGCTAAAATTCAGGGAGAAAAAGAGCTAAAATTTCAATCGTCTCAAGTCGCTCAATCGGTTTTAGAATCCAGAGATAAAAAGTTACTTGCTTATTTAGAACAACTGAATTTAACTTTAGAACAATTAGAGAATATTAGAGAATTTTTACAGCAAGAAAATCAGTTTTTAGCTGAGGATAGCGATTCTTTGATTACTCCTTACTTAGATTTAGACGAGGAGGCGATCGAGTTATTAAATCGAGTCTTAACCCATCAACTACCGGCACAAATTAACCTCGCTCATCAAGCAATAGAACAATTAAGAAATCTGGAAGCTGACTTAGATAATTTAGAGCGAGAATTAGCAGTAGCAGCCTCTCCCGAAGAATACGAAACCCTGAGTAATAACTTAAAAACCGCTCAGAAAAAGTATCTAAATGCTCAAGCAGAATACGAGCAAAGCCACAAAAATTATGAAGAAATCAAAAAGAAAATTGAGAAAACTAAAAAAGAATTATTTGCCTATAGTGAGAAAGCTTTAGAATCGCAAAGTAACGAACATATCGTCAATGCTATTGTCAAAGCACAGCAAACTTTAAAAGTATTTAAAGAACGCTTAACTTTAAAAAAATTAAATAGATTGGAGGGAGAAGTGGCGGAATGTTTTCGTTATTTATTGCATAAGTCCGATCTGGTGCAGAAAATAGCGATCGATGCTGATACTTTTGGTCTATCTCTCTTTGGTCCCGATGGACAAAATGTGCCTAAACACCGTCTTTCTGCCGGAGAAAAACAACTATTAGCGATCGCTTTTTTGTGGGGATTAGCGCGAGTCTCCGGACGAGATTTACCCATCGCTATCGATACACCCCTCGGACGTTTAGATTCTTCCCATCGCCATAATTTAGTTGAACGTTATTTTCCCGCTGCTTCCTCTCAAGTCATCCTCCTTTCTACCGATACAGAAATTGGACAAAATGAGCTACAATTATTAGAAGAACAGGAAGTAATCGCTAGAAAATACCTGCTAGAATACAATTCCCAACAACGTCAAACTACTATTCACCCCGATCGCTACTTTTGGGAAGATTATGACTGA
- a CDS encoding alpha-keto acid decarboxylase family protein has product MITIGEYLCQCLHNLGVNHVFGVPGDYVLDLMDVLVESPIELVCTCNELNAGYAADAYARVKGMGAVCVTYGVGGFSLVNAVVGAYAERVPLVVISGASDRSIRRDNLLLHHTTGDYNLQFSIMEKATVASVILTNAAQAASQIDKTLAACLHHKRPVYIEIPQDLVYRPCIPSEKPIYLTDNLTDAAALQEAVEEAVFLLEKAEKPIILAGVEFHRFKLQDKLLKLLEVTGYPLATTILGKSSISEMQPQFIGTYVGGLSREYVQQRVENADCVLCLGAIMSDRNLGGFTANLNPNNLINANSEKVKIKHHFYQPVFLGNFIDGLIDKLSHKEAATLEIKPAAELKNLEFIPVPEQKLTNARFYERMNHFIAQESFVISDTGDAIIATIDLLMPQKTDFIGQAFYLSIGYSIPACLGVAFAAPNARPIVFVGDGAFQMTAQELSTIIRHHLNPIIFLINNDGYTIERVIQDNIYNDLQPWKYHQLPAVFNGESWSCQVRTEGELEKALSIAQGNIDRLSFIEVHLDRFDCSQGLTRLGQAIRSPHV; this is encoded by the coding sequence ATGATCACCATCGGCGAATATTTATGCCAGTGTCTCCATAATTTAGGGGTTAATCATGTTTTCGGGGTGCCGGGGGATTATGTCCTCGATTTGATGGATGTTTTGGTAGAAAGTCCGATCGAATTAGTTTGCACCTGTAATGAGCTTAACGCAGGTTATGCCGCCGATGCCTACGCGCGAGTCAAAGGTATGGGTGCTGTCTGTGTCACCTACGGTGTTGGGGGATTTAGCCTCGTTAATGCTGTGGTCGGTGCTTACGCTGAAAGAGTTCCCCTAGTGGTAATTAGTGGAGCTTCTGATCGCTCGATTCGCCGGGATAATTTATTATTACACCACACCACGGGCGATTATAATCTGCAATTTTCGATCATGGAAAAAGCCACGGTTGCCTCGGTTATTCTCACTAATGCTGCCCAAGCTGCCAGTCAAATCGATAAAACTTTAGCAGCTTGTTTGCATCACAAACGTCCCGTGTATATCGAAATTCCCCAGGATCTGGTCTATCGTCCCTGTATCCCCTCAGAAAAGCCAATTTATTTAACCGATAATCTCACCGATGCTGCCGCTTTACAAGAAGCAGTGGAAGAAGCGGTTTTTTTATTAGAAAAAGCGGAAAAACCAATTATTTTAGCGGGGGTAGAATTTCATCGATTTAAACTCCAAGATAAGTTGCTGAAACTTTTAGAAGTAACGGGTTATCCCTTGGCTACTACTATTTTAGGTAAGTCGTCAATTTCGGAAATGCAGCCGCAATTTATCGGCACTTATGTGGGGGGATTAAGTCGCGAATACGTTCAGCAACGGGTGGAAAATGCCGATTGTGTCCTCTGTTTAGGGGCGATCATGTCCGATAGGAATTTAGGGGGATTTACGGCTAATTTAAATCCCAACAATTTGATTAATGCCAACTCCGAGAAAGTAAAAATTAAACATCACTTTTATCAACCAGTATTTCTAGGTAATTTTATCGATGGTTTAATTGATAAGCTAAGTCACAAAGAAGCGGCTACACTAGAGATTAAACCCGCAGCCGAATTGAAGAATTTAGAATTCATACCCGTGCCAGAGCAAAAATTAACTAATGCTCGTTTTTATGAGCGAATGAATCATTTTATAGCTCAAGAATCTTTTGTTATTTCCGATACGGGGGACGCAATTATTGCCACGATTGATTTATTAATGCCCCAAAAAACCGACTTTATTGGTCAAGCATTTTATCTCTCTATCGGTTATTCAATTCCTGCCTGTTTAGGAGTAGCTTTTGCCGCACCCAATGCTCGTCCTATCGTCTTTGTGGGTGATGGTGCTTTTCAAATGACTGCCCAAGAACTTTCGACAATTATCCGTCACCATCTCAATCCAATTATCTTTTTAATTAATAACGACGGTTACACGATCGAGCGGGTAATTCAGGATAATATTTATAATGATCTACAACCGTGGAAATATCACCAATTACCAGCAGTATTTAACGGGGAAAGTTGGAGTTGTCAAGTCAGGACAGAAGGGGAATTAGAAAAGGCTTTATCAATTGCCCAGGGTAACATCGATCGCCTATCATTTATTGAAGTACATCTCGATCGTTTTGACTGTTCCCAAGGCTTAACTCGTTTAGGTCAAGCTATACGTTCACCCCATGTTTAG